From a region of the Zerene cesonia ecotype Mississippi chromosome 11, Zerene_cesonia_1.1, whole genome shotgun sequence genome:
- the LOC119830326 gene encoding neural Wiskott-Aldrich syndrome protein-like, whose protein sequence is MPRGENRPSVLLSREENEQVFSLIGPKCQSLATAVVQLFTTEGPGHTEWKKKDTGVLCLIKDNSKRSYFFRIYCLYRKTMIWEHEVYMQIEYKSPRPYLHTFEAEEYMTAFNFANEDEAKVLRNILIEKIELRKQRREERRQRSMLAARANSSASSTPNLSARVNGVSAAHAPPAPAPAPAPAQLKSNAVSGSGYTLKGKKQKARKLTKADIGAPQDFKHISHVGWDADKGFDVDNLPEAEMKSFFFKAGISDSQLRDHATRQFIYDFINRNGGLDAVKEELHDAAPKASRAPPPPPARAVPPPPPPPAGLARNPPPRPLQPPSAAPPSVPPPPPPSAAPPPPPPPPPAPAPPPAAPHAPAPPAPPPPPDAPADAHDPRAALMESIRNGSKTLRHVEVGSKSSLNDDNRSNLLSEIRQGINLRAVNRVSGPVEERAPACGLAGALAKALQERARAIHSSDSEDSQTTSDGEWDD, encoded by the exons ATGCCGAGAGGTGAGAATAGGCCGAGCGTCCTATTGTCTCGGGAAGAGAATGAACAGGTGTTTAGTCTCATAGGTCCTAAATGTCAG AGTCTAGCAACAGCTGTAGTACAACTGTTCACCACAGAAGGGCCAGGCCACACAGAATGGAAGAAGAAGGACACAGGTGTACTCTGCTTGATAAAGGACAACAGCAAAAGATCGTACTTCTTCAGGATCTATTGCCTATACAGAAAGACAATGATATGGGAACATGAGGTGTACATGCAGATAGAGTATAAGAGTCCACGGCCATATTTACACACGTTTGAAGCTGAG gaATACATGACGGCATTCAACTTCGCCAACGAAGATGAAGCTAAAGTGCTCCGGAATATACTCATCGAGAAAATCGAACTGCGGAAACAGAGGCGGGAAG AGCGGAGACAGCGCTCCATGCTAGCGGCGCGCGCGAACAGCTCGGCGTCCAGCACGCCCAACCTGTCAGCGCGCGTCAACGGCGTGTCGGCCGCgcacgcgccgcccgcgcccgcgcccgcgccggcGCCCGCGCAGCTCAAGAGCAACGCGGTGTCCG GCAGTGGATACACACTGAAAGGCAAGAAGCAGAAGGCGAGAAAACTGACGAAGGCGGACATCGGTGCGCCGCAGGACTTCAAGCACATATCGCATGTGGGGTGGGATGCCGATAAAG GCTTCGACGTGGACAACCTGCCCGAGGCGGAGATGAAATCGTTCTTCTTCAAGGCGGGCATCAGCGACTCGCAGCTGCGGGACCACGCGACGAGACAGTTCATATACGACTTCATCAACAGGAACGGCGGGCTGGATGCGGTCAAGGAGGAGCTGCATGATGCTGCGCCTAAAG CGtcccgcgcgccgccgccgccgcccgcgcgcgccgtgccgccgccgccgccgccgcccgccggCCTCGCGCGCAacccgccgccgcgcccgctGCAAC CGCCGTCGGCCGCGCCGCCGTCAGTgccgccgcccccgccgccgagcgccgcgccgccgcccccgccgccgccgccgcccgcgcccgcgcccccgcccgccgcgccgcacgcccccgcgccccccgcgccgccgccgccgcccgacGCGCCCGCCGACGCGCACGACCCGCGGGCCGCGCTTATGGAGAGCATACGCAACGGGAGCAAGACGCTGCGG cATGTTGAAGTTGGATCCAAGTCTTCACTCAATGACGATAATAGGAGTAATTTGCTGAGTGAAATTCGACAGGGCATCAATTTGCGCGCC GTGAACCGCGTGTCCGGGCCGGTGGAGGAGCGCGCGCCGGCGTGCGGGCTGGCGGGCGCGCTCGCGAAGGCGCTGCAGGAGCGCGCGCGCGCGATACACTCGTCCGACTCGGAGGACAGCCAGACCACGAGTGACGGCGAGTGGGACGATTAG
- the LOC119829858 gene encoding uncharacterized protein LOC119829858: MALKLGKCRLCLKLGDFYSIFTVDNNLQLAEMVMECARVKIQEGDGLPDKICSECIQKLSSAHIFKQQCERSDQELRRNYIPPPGFSSTPPPPTRQSSDSAFSTDTSKPSSSLESKVTPASRVRKRSGESVGNASNSSFSHDYQPGTSKRVEELRKSQKRRKLCEDVSDSDFEDNSASFYSAGTDSDEPLDFKCDICSKSFKSYISMSAHKKCHSRGKSVLHKQPAAPPPLSTPPLQHSTPPPGTDAHDVEDVSKCEKCGKTFKLNIMLKRHMDVCGKIELDKELMISLEPIDAVPNKNKIDCTMCTTKFKNIENLEKHMRVCHAAVLKKDAPPTQIENGKIAVPCFYCRKPFNDYYSYTAHFRVCPKRDDSLSFVCPICSKALMKKASYFLHLKAHFFPVTTIKKDEPPSPNNYSCRFCSTKYSSQEGLIAHLATHMSNTEGVEDGGDEESRASTLDDSASAHSEYNSSITSGPYKCGICGKEFKYKKALATHEAKHAEGVNVKTEPPDRDTSDLLTQSMNDDHLNQSDSESSHGEEEDNTCDICERQFSYKRLLIQHKRTKHNMTSGTKRAKINLKDCAVRCLICDLEMKVSAIYEHNQKHISANIKPRNMYTCMECEQQFKSCSGLASHIKLVHRLHMKQQAPKITVPTPDLADFCEVVVTKAEPLDYVQSHSDFGEASAVNAAGVFSCPTCNKVMPTLISLKRHMNWHTNVGNNIEKKLECFVCKETFRFNCHYKLHMREHYHDTNLDPKHLTCPICNRKSKHLRAAQAHMNYHKQTRFQNKDYECAICKRVFQYRKVYLSHMAIHFKRGESANNTIIGSELPNTADKTVFDGSHTCALCGKVCDSETSLKCHMSWHKSKTLLYGARHECEICTLQFTNKRRLEIHFRTHFEDDNGPFKCHICGKGYIAEEYFRRHVKGHNFDHQSHKKRIEKLRKDKVKCPICTRYYPDLVKLIRHLRRTHPESKMIKDDPDAPPPMYYPCKLCAKVFLDERRLQHHEEAHLRKPEFFKCKFCGKKTISLKSHRIHIKGHLTQKYIDEPLKCPHCNDTFTRGYDLHYHLRDAHNIDETWIADRNNQGLDGPLKDLQCSVCFKILASKGNFERHIDYHNSLRCNYCFDYFSTLRFLEGHLAFSCEKKKLIGNTEVYPRKVKCHICYKAFHVQVKLDCHLRTKHGIKSFKEASESKKEIVCDYCFRVFENMDALTTHKLYHRTIGYYGCLYCNRKFNTMTTYRKHKNHHFSQLNVDNPTKCEHCDETFVPFREFIYHMRDVHGDDKEWVVLPKESIEEKCNICNKIFYNLHRHLAYHEENRCKKCGEYFFSRVDYDNHICHIDSDDEVLENSENDIRPKYEECQFCFKPVTIKTKKKHDLLHKGSGSISCRFCPLKFKTIDAFNIHAFSHRSRKYKKHPIRCRICREAFVKYGPFIRHMKNVHKSSKKMHYRTTIKPEKCVVCSGEFPNLHNHYRAHLQNQYSESSHGEEEDNTCDICERQFSYKRLLIQHKRTKHNMTSGTKRAKINLKDCAVRCLICDLEMKVSAIYEHNQKHISANIKPRNMYTCMECEQQFKSCSGLASHIKLVHRLHMKQQAPKITVPTPDLADFCEVVVTKAEPLDYVQSHSDFGEASAVNAAGVFSCPTCNKVMPTLISLKRHMNWHTNVGNNIEKKLECFVCKETFRFNCHYKLHMREHYHDTNLDPKHLTCPICNRKSKHLRAAQAHMNYHKQTRFQNKDYECAICKRVFQYRKVYLSHMAIHFKRGESANNTIIGSELPNTADKTVFDGSHTCALCGKVCDSETSLKCHMSWHKSKTLLYGARHECEICTLQFTNKRRLEIHFRTHFEDDNGPFKCHICGKGYIAEEYFRRHVKGHNFDHQSHKKRIEKLRKDKVKCPICTRYYPDLVKLIRHLRRTHPESKMIKDDPDAPPPMYYPCKLCAKVFLDERRLQHHEEAHLRKPEFFKCKFCGKKTISLKSHRIHIKGHLTQKYIDEPLKCPHCNDTFTRGYDLHYHLRDAHNIDETWIADRNNQGLDGPLKDLQCSVCFKILASKGNFERHIDYHNSLRCNYCFDYFSTLRFLEGHLAFSCEKKKLIGNTEVYPRKVKCHICYKAFHVQVKLDCHLRTKHGIKSFKEASESKKEIVCDYCFRVFENMDALTTHKLYHRTIGYYGCLYCNRKFNTMTTYRKHKNHHFSQLNVDNPTKCEHCDETFVPFREFIYHMRDVHGDDKEWVVLPKESIEEKCNICNKIFYNLHRHLAYHEENRCKKCGEYFFSRVDYDNHICHIDSDDEVLENSENDIRPKYEECQFCFKPVTIKTKKKHDLLHKGSGSISCRFCPLKFKTIDAFNIHAFSHRSRKYKKHPIRCRICREAFVKYGPFIRHMKNVHKSSKKMHYRTTIKPEKCVVCSGEFPNLHNHYRAHLQNQCQQCGKYFISSKLFSQHACDREDSDPSKVFTSDANLPQLINSYVPIDEKDDEKFYGYEGENAEDENEDFHQNEDSQNSADTAESTIHEMAHAPIISDVLSLYQKKETDNAERKENKDVVELTDDDSVGFENNILTVITIDDD, encoded by the exons ATGGCACTCAAGCTTGGAAAATGCAGGCTTTGCCTCAAGCTTGGCGATTTCTATTCCATCTTTACGGTGGACAACAATTTACAACTCGCCGAGATGGTTATGGAATGCGCGCGGGTTAAA atACAAGAAGGCGACGGTCTTCCCGATAAAATATGCAGTGAATGTATTCAGAAGTTAAGCAGTgcgcatatttttaaacaacaatgTGAGAGGTCAGATCAAGAATTGAGACGTAATTATATTCCACCACCAG gtttTAGTTCAACTCCACCACCTCCTACTCGACAAAGCAGTGATTCCGCCTTCTCAACAGACACTTCGAAACCCTCTTCGTCTTTAGAAAGTAAAGTAACGCCCGCCAGTAGAGTGCGAAAGAGAAGCGGAGAAAGTGTTGGAAATGCCTCGAATAGTAGTTTTTCCCACGATTATCAACCTGGCACTTCCAAACGAGTCGAAGAACTGCGAAAGTCTCAGAAAAGACGAAAATTATGTGAAGACGTCTCCGATTCAGATTTTGAGGATAACAGCGCCTCATTCTATTCTGCTGGGACGGACTCTGATGAACCACTAGATTTCAAATGCGATATCTGTTCGAAATcctttaaaagttatattagtATGTCGGCacacaaaaaatgtcataGCAGGGGAAAGAGTGTCTTACATAAGCAGCCTGCAGCTCCGCCTCCGCTTAGCACTCCACCCCTACAACATAGCACTCCACCCCCGGGAACCGACGCTCATGATGTCGAAGATGTCTCTAAATGTGAAAAATGTGGCAAGAcctttaaattgaatataatgcTTAAGAGACATATGGACGTATGCGGAAAAATTGAACTCGACAAAGAACTCATGATATCCTTAGAACCTATTGATGCTGTGcccaataaaaacaaaatagattGTACGATGTGCACAAcgaagtttaaaaatatcgaaaattTAGAAAAGCATATGCGAGTTTGCCACGCGGCAGTTCTAAAAAAAGATGCACCTCCAACGCAAATCGAAAATGGGAAAATTGCTGTTCCTTGTTTTTACTGTCGCAAACCATTTAACGATTATTATTCCTATACAGCACATTTTCGGGTGTGTCCTAAAAGAGACGATTCACTTTCATTTGTGTGTCCAATCTGTAGCAAGGCCTTGATGAaaaaagctagttatttcTTGCATTTAAAAGCTCATTTCTTTCCTGTTACAACTATAAAAAAGGACGAACCCCCCTCTCCCAATAATTATTCATGTCGTTTTTGTTCTACGAAGTATTCAAGCCAAGAAGGTCTTATTGCGCACTTAGCAACCCACATGAGCAATACAGAAGGTGTTGAAGATGGTGGCGATGAAGAAtctag gGCTAGTACCTTGGATGATTCAGCGTCTGCACATTCGGAATACAACTCGTCGATAACAAGCGGACCATACAAATGTGGAATTTGTGggaaagaatttaaatataaaaaagctcTTGCTACCCACGAGGCTAAACATGCTGAAGGAGTTAACGTTAAAACTGAACCACCCGATAGAGACACTTCAGATCTATTAACCCAGTCAATGAATGACGACCATTTAAACCAGTCCGATTCTGAATCAAGTCACGGAGAAGAAGAAGATAATACGTGTGATATTTGCGAACGgcaattttcttataaacgtCTGCTCATCCAACATAAGAGAACAAAACACAACATGACCTCCGGAACGAAAAGAGCGAAGATAAACTTAAAAGACTGCGCCGTTCGCTGTCTTATATGCGACTTGGAAATGAAAGTGAGCGCAATATATGAGCACAATCAGAAACACATATCAGCTAACATAAAGCCGAGAAATATGTACACTTGTATGGAGTGCGAGCAGCAATTCAAAAGCTGTAGCGGACTTGCGAGTCACATTAAACTGGTGCACAGGTTACATATGAAGCAGCAAGCGCCGAAGATCACGGTGCCGACGCCGGATCTGGCGGATTTTTGTGAAGTCGTTGTGACAAAGGCGGAGCCCCTGGATTATGTCCAGAGTCACAGCGACTTTGGGGAGGCTTCCGCCGTAAATGCAGCGGGCGTGTTCTCATGCCCCACCTGCAACAAAGTGATGCCCACGCTCATTTCGCTGAAGCGGCACATGAACTGGCACACTAATGTCGGCAATAATATAGAGAAGAAACTCGAGTGTTTCGTCTGCAAAGAG ACTTTCAGATTCAACTGTCACTATAAATTACACATGCGAGAACACTACCACGATACCAATTTAGATCCCAAACATCTGACCTGCCCTATTTGCAACAGAAAGAGTAAACACTTGCGCGCTGCGCAAGCGCATATGAATTATCACAAACAAACCCGCTTCCAGAATAAAGATTACGAATGTGCTATTTGTAAAAGAGTCTTCCAATATAGGAAAGTTTATCTCTCCCATATGGCCATACATTTTAAGCGTGGGGAATCCGCGAATAATACGATAATAGGCTCCGAACTACCAAACACGGCCGACAAAACGGTTTTTGATGGCTCTCATACGTGTGCATTGTGCGGTAAAGTGTGTGATTCGGAAACATCCCTTAAATGTCACATGAGTTGGCACAAATCGAAGACGTTACTGTACGGTGCGCGGCACGAGTGTGAAATTTGCACTTTGCAGTTTACCAACAAGAGACGCCTCGAAATTCATTTTCGAACCCATTTTGAAGATGACAACGGTCCGTTTAAGTGTCATATTTGTGGTAAAGGTTACATTGCAGAAGAATACTTTCGGAGACATGTCAAAGGTCATAATTTCGACCATCAGTCTCACAAGAAGAGGATTGAGAAACTCAGAAAGGATAAAGTGAAGTGTCCAATTTGTACAAGATACTACCCAGATTTAGTGAAGCTTATACGTCACCTACGAAGAACTCACCCCGAAAGTAAAATGATTAAAGACGATCCGGATGCACCGCCGCCTATGTACTATCCGTGCAAATTGTGTGCAAAAGTCTTCTTGGATGAGCGGCGTCTGCAACACCACGAAGAGGCCCATTTGCGGAAACCAGAGTTCTTCAAGTGCAAGTTTTGTGGGAAGAAAACGATATCACTGAAAAGTCATCGCATTCACATTAAAGGACATTTGACACAGAAATACATTGACGAACCTCTGAAATGCCCGCACTGTAACGACACGTTTACGAGAGGCTACGACTTGCATTATCACTTGAGAGACGCACACAACATAGACGAGACGTGGATAGCCGATCGAAATAATCAAGGCTTGGATGGACCTCTGAAAGACCTGCAATGTTCTGTATGCTTCAAAATTCTCGCATCCAAGGGTAACTTTGAACGACATATTGACTACCATAATTCGCTTCGGTGCAATTATTGCTTCGATTACTTCAGTACCCTGAGATTCTTGGAAGGCCATCTAGCGTTCAGCTGtgagaaaaagaaattaattggtAATACTGAGGTCTATCCTAGAAAAGTGAAGTGCCACATATGTTATAAGGCATTCCATGTTCAAGTGAAATTGGACTGCCATTTGCGAACGAAGCATGGCATCAAGTCATTCAAAGAAGCTTCAGAGAGTAAAAAGGAAATTGTATGTGATTATTGTTTTAgagtatttgaaaatatggaTGCCCTCACTACTCACAAGCTTTACCATAGGACTATAGGGTACTATGGCTGTCTTTACTGCAATAGAAAGTTCAATACCATGACAACATATAGAAAGCATAAAAACCATCACTTCTCCCAACTGAATGTGGACAATCCAACTAAGTGTGAACATTGCGATGAGACATTTGTGCCATTCCGCGAATTCATATATCACATGCGAGACGTTCATGGCGACGATAAAGAGTGGGTCGTGTTACCGAAAGAATCCATAGAAGAAAAGTgtaatatttgcaataaaatcttttacaatttacatagGCATCTCGCATATCATGAAGAGAACAGGTGCAAGAAGTGTGGTGAATATTTCTTTTCGCGAGTCGACTACGATAACCACATTTGTCACATCGACAGTGACGATGAAGTTTTGGAGAATTCGGAAAATGATATTCGGCCGAAGTATGAAGAGTGCCAGTTTTGCTTTAAACCTGTCACCATCAAAACGAAAAAGAAACATGATCTATTACACAAAGGATCTGGTTCTATATCGTGCAGATTTTGTCCtctcaaatttaaaacaattgacGCGTTTAATATACATGCATTTTCACACCgaagtagaaaatataaaaaacatccgATCCGTTGTCGCATTTGTCGAGAGGCGTTCGTTAAATACGGGCCTTTCATCCGTCACATGAAGAACGTGCACAAGTCGAGCAAAAAGATGCATTACAGAACCACGATCAAACCGGAAAAATGCGTCGTGTGCTCGGGCGAATTTCCAAATTTACACAATCATTATAGGGCACATTTGCAGAACCAAT ATTCTGAATCAAGTCACGGAGAAGAAGAAGACAATACGTGTGATATTTGCGAACGGCAGTTTTCTTATAAACGTCTGCTCATCCAACATAAGAGAACAAAACACAACATGACCTCCGGAACGAAAAGAGCGAAGATAAACTTAAAAGACTGCGCCGTTCGCTGTCTTATATGCGACTTGGAAATGAAAGTGAGCGCAATATATGAGCACAATCAGAAACACATATCAGCTAACATAAAGCCGAGAAATATGTACACTTGTATGGAGTGCGAGCAGCAATTCAAAAGCTGTAGCGGACTTGCGAGTCACATTAAACTGGTGCACAGGTTACATATGAAGCAGCAAGCGCCGAAGATCACGGTGCCGACGCCGGATCTGGCGGATTTTTGTGAAGTCGTTGTGACAAAGGCGGAGCCCCTGGATTATGTCCAGAGTCACAGCGACTTTGGGGAGGCTTCCGCCGTAAATGCAGCGGGCGTGTTCTCATGCCCCACCTGCAACAAAGTGATGCCCACGCTCATTTCGCTGAAGCGGCACATGAACTGGCACACTAATGTCGGCAATAATATAGAGAAGAAACTCGAGTGTTTCGTCTGCAAAGAG ACTTTCAGATTCAACTGTCACTATAAATTACACATGCGAGAACACTACCACGATACCAATTTAGATCCCAAACATCTGACCTGCCCTATTTGCAACAGAAAGAGTAAACACTTGCGCGCTGCGCAAGCGCATATGAATTATCACAAACAAACCCGCTTCCAGAATAAAGATTACGAATGTGCTATTTGTAAAAGAGTCTTCCAATATAGGAAAGTTTATCTCTCCCATATGGCCATACATTTTAAGCGTGGGGAATCCGCGAATAATACGATAATAGGCTCCGAACTACCAAACACGGCCGACAAAACGGTTTTTGATGGCTCTCATACGTGTGCATTGTGCGGTAAAGTGTGTGATTCGGAAACATCCCTTAAATGTCACATGAGTTGGCACAAATCGAAGACGTTACTGTACGGTGCGCGGCACGAGTGTGAAATTTGCACTTTGCAGTTTACCAACAAGAGACGCCTCGAAATTCATTTTCGAACTCATTTTGAAGATGACAACGGTCCGTTTAAGTGTCATATTTGTGGTAAAGGTTACATTGCAGAAGAATACTTTCGGAGACATGTCAAAGGTCATAATTTCGACCATCAGTCTCACAAGAAGAGGATTGAGAAACTCAGAAAGGATAAAGTGAAGTGTCCAATTTGTACAAGATACTACCCAGATTTAGTGAAGCTTATACGTCACCTACGAAGAACTCACCCCGAAAGTAAAATGATTAAAGACGATCCGGATGCACCGCCGCCTATGTACTATCCGTGCAAATTGTGTGCAAAAGTCTTCTTGGATGAGCGGCGTCTGCAACACCACGAAGAGGCCCATTTGCGGAAACCAGAGTTCTTCAAGTGCAAGTTTTGTGGGAAGAAAACGATATCACTGAAAAGTCATCGCATTCACATTAAAGGACATTTGACACAGAAATACATTGACGAACCTCTGAAATGCCCGCACTGTAACGACACGTTTACGAGAGGCTACGACTTGCATTATCACTTGAGAGACGCACACAACATAGACGAGACGTGGATAGCCGATCGAAATAATCAAGGCTTGGATGGACCTCTGAAAGACCTGCAATGTTCTGTATGCTTCAAAATTCTCGCATCCAAGGGTAACTTTGAACGACATATTGACTACCATAATTCGCTTCGGTGCAATTATTGCTTCGATTACTTCAGTACCCTGAGATTCTTGGAAGGCCATCTAGCGTTCAGCTGtgagaaaaagaaattaattggtAATACTGAGGTCTATCCTAGAAAAGTGAAGTGCCACATATGTTATAAGGCATTCCATGTTCAAGTGAAATTGGACTGCCATTTGCGAACGAAGCATGGCATCAAGTCATTCAAAGAAGCTTCAGAGAGTAAAAAGGAAATTGTATGTGATTATTGTTTTAgagtatttgaaaatatggaTGCCCTCACTACTCACAAGCTTTACCATAGGACTATAGGGTACTATGGCTGTCTTTACTGCAATAGAAAGTTCAATACCATGACAACATATAGAAAGCATAAAAACCATCACTTCTCCCAACTGAATGTGGACAATCCAACTAAGTGTGAACATTGCGATGAGACATTTGTGCCATTCCGCGAATTCATATATCACATGCGAGACGTTCATGGCGACGATAAAGAGTGGGTCGTGTTACCGAAAGAATCCATAGAAGAAAAGTgtaatatttgcaataaaatcttttacaatttacatagGCATCTCGCATATCATGAAGAGAACAGGTGCAAGAAGTGTGGTGAATATTTCTTTTCGCGAGTCGACTACGATAACCACATTTGTCACATCGACAGTGACGATGAAGTTTTGGAGAATTCGGAAAATGATATTCGGCCGAAGTATGAAGAGTGCCAGTTTTGCTTTAAACCTGTCACCATCAAAACGAAAAAGAAACATGATCTATTACACAAAGGATCTGGTTCTATATCGTGCAGATTTTGTCCtctcaaatttaaaacaattgacGCGTTTAATATACATGCATTTTCACACCgaagtagaaaatataaaaaacatccgATCCGTTGTCGCATTTGTCGAGAGGCGTTCGTTAAATACGGGCCTTTCATCCGTCACATGAAGAACGTGCACAAGTCGAGCAAAAAGATGCATTACAGAACCACGATCAAACCGGAAAAATGCGTCGTTTGCTCGGGCGAATTTCCAAATTTACACAATCATTATCGTGCACATTTGCAGAACCAATGCCAACAGTGTGGGAAGTATTTCATATCATCGAAGCTGTTTTCGCAACACGCGTGCGACAGAGAAGACAGCGATCCATCGAAAGTGTTTACGAGTGATGCTAACCTACCTCAGCTGATCAACTCTTACGTGCCCATAGACGAGAAAGACGACGAAAAGTTTTACGGTTACGAAGGCGAAAATGCTGAGGATGAAAACGAGGATTTTCATCAGAATGAAGACAGTCAGAATTCCGCAGACACAGCTGAGAGCACGATACACGAGATGGCTCATGCGCCAATAATATCTGACGTACTGTCTCTCTATCAAAAGAAAGAAACGGACAACGCTGAACGCAAAGAAAACAAAGATGTAGTTGAACTTACTGATGATGATTCAGTaggttttgaaaataatatacttacagtCATTACGATTGACGACGATTAG